In the Longimicrobium sp. genome, CCACCGGGACGGGGATGGAAGAGGTCGCGGCGACGGAGACGGTGCGTAGCTCGCCGAGGTGGGTGACGGCCTCGGCGTGGCGGACCTCGGCGAAGTCGTGGTCCTCGGACGCCGCCCAGAAGACGGGGAGGACCACCCTGCCCAGCTCGCGCTCGAGCGCTTCGGCCAGGCGGATGGCGGTGAGGATCTTGTGGACGGTGTAGAGCGGCCCGGTGAAGAGCCCGGCCTGCTGGCCGGTGGTGACCATCGCGCCGCCCTCCTCCACGAAGCGGCGCAGGCGCTCCTCCGCGCCGGGCGAGGCGGGGCGCAGGGCGGCGGCCGCGCGCTCGCGGGCCTGGCGGTCGAAGCGCGCGGCGGTCTCCTCCAGCTTGCGGCGGTAGGCGGCCGCGTCGAGCGGGTGGCCGGCGTAGAAGGCGGCCGCCGCGGGGCGGCCGGCCAGGAGGTCGCCGACCAGGCGGGAGCCGCGCAGGGGCTCCACCAGCACGCGCAGGCTCAGCGTGTCCTCCCCGGCACCGGTGCGGCTCCAGGCGTCGTCGTCATAGGGGACAGGTTACAGGGGACAGGGGATAGCCTGCAACTACGAACCCCGAGGTAACTGGGAGAAAGTGCGAGAACCAGACGGGCGGTGTATTATGCGGTGCATATCGACATGGGAGGCGAATGATGGGTTCGACAAGCGTCATCCACAGCGATCCCGAGATCCTCGGCGGCACGCCGGTGCTCATTGGGACACGCGTGCCGCTCAAGAACCTGATCGACTACCTGGAAGGCGGGCACCCGCTGGACGACTTCCTCGACGACTTCCCGAGCGTCACGCGCGAGCAGACCGTCGCAGCGCTCGAAGAAGCCCGGGCGCAGCGGCGCAAATCCTGACCTTCGTACCAGCCCTTGCAGTTCGCTGGCTGTCCCCTGTTACCCGTCCCCTGTCCCCTGCGGTTCAATCCCGCCCCTTGTGATACGGCTCTCCCCGCGCGATGGTCCCCGCGCGGTAGAGCTGCTCGGCCAGCACCAGCCGCGCCAGCTCGTGCGGCAGCGTGAACGCCGAGAGCGAGAGCTGCTGCCGCGCGCGCGCCAGGACCTCGTCCGAGAGCCCGTACGCCCCGCCGATCACGAACGCCGCGCCCGGGCTCCCCCGCAGCGCCAGGTCCGCGAGCCAGTCCGCGAGCTGCTGCGACGTCCACTGCTTCCCCGTCTCGTGCAGCGCCACGATCTCGGCGCCTGACGGCACGCGCGCCAGCAGCCGCTTCCCCTCCTCGTCGCGCACCCGCGCCGCGTCGCCCGCGCGCCGGAACGCCTCCTCCTTCACCTCCGCCGCCTCGAAGGTGAAGTACCGCTTCACGCGCGCCTCGTACTCGGCGATCAGCTCCGCGGCGGGCCCGCGCGGGCGCCCCACGGCCAGGAGTGCCAGCTTCATCCCTCCACCCGGGTCAGGTCGTGAGCACGCGAGATAAGGCGCGCGGGCGGCCGGGTCAACCGGAGGCGCGCACCCTGCTGCGGAGAGCGGCTCGGGCTTGTATCTTCCCGGGCGACCGGCCCCGCTCGTCCCGACCACCCACGTCCCCAGCTACAGGAGGCTCGATGCCGGACCCGCGTGTTTCCGCCATGGCCGACGGGCTCGTCGGCTCGGAGATCCTGCGGATCGCAGCCGACGTCCGCGCGATGCTGGCGCAGGGTGCGGCGGTGTGCAACCTGACGGTGGGCGACTTCGCGCCGGCCGAGTTCCCCGCCCCCAGGGCGCTGGTGGACGGGATCGTGGACGCGCTCCGCGCCGGCGAGACGAACTACCCGCCGTCCGACGGGATGCCGCAGCTCCGGCAGGCGGTCTCGGCCTTCTACCGCCAGTGGCTGGGGCTGGAGTACGGCGTCGAGTCGATCCTGGTCACCGGCGGCTCGCGGCCGGGGCTGTACGCCACCTACCGCGCCCTGGTCGACCCCGGCGAGGCGGTGGTCTACCCGGTCCCCTCCTGGAACAACAACCACTACGTGCACCTGTCCGGCGCGCGCGGCGTCCCCATCTTCTGCCGCGCGGAAGACGCGTTCCTGCCCACGCGCGCCGCGCTGGAAGACGCCGTGCGCGAGGCACGGCTGCTGGTGCTGAACTCGCCGCTGAACCCCTCGGGCACCGCGTTCACGGCCGACCAGCTGGCCGAGATCTGCGACCTGGTGCTGGAGGAGAACGCCCGCCGCGGCCCCGGCGCCCGCCCGCTCTTCCTGCTGTACGACCAGGTGTACTGGATGCTGACCTTCGGGAGCACCACGCACGTGAACCCGGTGTCGCTCCGCCCCGCGATGCGGGACTACACCGTCTTCGTGGACGGCATCTCCAAGTCGTTCGCGGCCACCGGCGTGCGCGTGGGGTGGATCGTCGCGCCGGCGGACCTGACGCGCAAGATGGCGGCGCTCCTGGGCCACGTGGGCGCGTGGGCGCCGCGCGCCGAGCAGCTCGCCACCGCGCGCCTGCTGGCCGACGCGCCGGCGATCGAGGCCTACCACGACGGGATGCGCTACGAGGTCTACGCGCGCCTGGAGGCGCTCTACGACGGCCTGCTGAAGCTGCGCGGCCGCGGCCTCCCCGTCGAGGCGGTGATGCCGATGGGCGCCATCTACCTGAGCGCCCGCTTCGAGCTGCACGGCGCCGCCACCCCTTCCGGCGCCGTGCTGCGCACCAACGACGACATCCGCCACTACCTGCTGGAGGCCGCGGGCGCGGCGGTGGTCCCGTTCCAGGCGTTCGGGCTGAACGAGGAGACGGGCTGGTTCCGCCTCTCCGTCGGCGCCGTCTCGCACGCCGAGATCCCGCCGATGCTGGAACGGCTGGAGGGCGCGCTGGCCGCGCTGTCGTACCCGGCCTCCACTGCGGCTGCGGCCTGATTCGGCGCTTCGCTCAAAGCACGATGGAAGATGCGGCGCCCATCTATGTGACGGCGCCGCATTCGCGCTCGTGCCGTGAGAAGGATCCTCATCCAGACTTCTTCACGACCTCAGTATCCCATAACGCATGCTCTTTTAAACCGCGAACGACACCGTCAATACCAGGATAAAGATAGGTGCCACTGACCCCTTCATCCGCTAACAACCGAAGAAGTTTGCCAGCCTCGGCTAGCGGGACCTCAAATTTCCGAAGTACCGGAGGTACCAGTTGCCCTCCGGCTGATAGTCTTTCCGAAAAACGCAGAGCAATCAATTCATCGAGAGGCGGAAAGGACGCAGGATCGTTGTTTTTGCGCGATGAATCTACCAGTACGGTAAAAACGCCTTCCTGCGCCCTGAGATTTTGGTTAGAGAAGCGAGGGGCTCGAACCAAGTTCAATTCTGGTTTCGCTCTCAGGTCTAAATTTTTCCACAGGACCAATTTAGCCCGTGCATATTCGAGTCCCCAAATCGCAAAGGTCGTATCGGGCGTGGCACCACTTACTAACCTTTCAGCTCCTCCGATAGCAGCGAAATATGCAGCAACAAGCGGTCTTTCAGTCCAATCAAGTAGCCGTGTAGGAATCCCATGATGTTGAGCGAGCGCAAAAAGTGGAGCAAGTTCCCGCGGCGGCCACTCTGCGCGCACACCGGGGTTTGTAAGGTCACTCAACAGCGCATCGAATGACATCCACCGAACCGCTCCTTCGCCAGGGAGAGCAAGTCCCTGTCGATCTAACGCTTCAAGGAAGCGATGGATCAACATTGCTTCCTCACGAATCTGAGCCGAATGCGTTTTTGCGGGCTTGAATTCGCTCCTGGAGCCGTATCGAAACTGGATCGGTCGGAAGGCGCTTGGAAGCAGGCTCCATTTTGAATCCGCCTGACCGCGAAAGATCCATTCACGTGGCATTGCGCCCCATCTTTCATTGCGGCGCGCCAACGCCGTCATCAGTTCTTCGGCGGAAGAAAACGTTTCGACGGCGATACCACTCTCTGGGAATTCCATAGACGTGCAGGTAGAGAGTAAAGGTCAACCACGCCATGGCACGAAATCGTATCTTGCAGCCAGTGCTTGTTGTCGCGGGCCCCACGTTCCATTCCTTCAGTGCGGCGGCTCGGCGCCGGCGGGCCAGCGGCCGCGCAGGAACTCCTCCACGGCCGGGAAGAACACCTCGGGCCGGTCGGCGTGCGCGCCCTTTCCCGCGCCGGGCACCACGAGCAGCCGTCCGTCCGGAACCGCCGCCGCCCAGCCGCGCTGGGCGCGGACCGCGGCCGTGTCGCGGCCGCCGTACACCACGAGCAGCGGCGCGCGGACGTGCCCGAGTTGTCCGGTGAAGTCCCACTGCCCGAACAGGTTCGGCCCGATTCGCGCCGTGTAGCGCATGTAGTAGCGCAGCGCCTCGGGCGGCATCTCGCACGCCGTCCCCCGCCACCGGGCCGGCTCGCCCCGCGCGGCCGCGCCCTCCCGCGCGATGGCCTCGTACTCCCGGCACGCCTCGGCCGCGTCGCCGCCCTCCCCGCCGGCGATCCGGCCCATGAGCGTGAAGAGCCGGTGGAGGCGGGCGGTGTCCACGTGTGCGAACGCCGCCATGGCGGTGGCCGCCGCGTCGGTCCGGCGCGGCTCCACGGCGCCGGTGAACACCATGCGCTCGACGCGGCCGGGGTGGGCCATGGCGTAGCGCGCGGCGATCACCGCCCCGAACGAGTGCGCCAGCAGGGTCATCCGCTCCAGCCCGAAGTACCGCCGCACCGCGTCGAGGTCCTCCAGGTGGTGCTCGGGGCCGAGGAGCGCCGTATCCTGCGGAAGCTCGGAACGCCCGCCCCCGCGCTGGTCGTAGTAGACGAGCGTGTGCCGCCTCTCCAGCGGCTCCAGGTCCGGAGCGACGGCGCCCATCCCCGCCCCCGGCCCGCCGTGCACCACCACCACCGTATCGCCGCCCCGCCCGGCGACCCGGTAGAAGATTCGCCCACCCGCGGCGCCGGCCAGGTATCCCTCCGCGGGAGTCGCCTGCGCCCGCATCCCCGGCGCCGGAGCCGATCCCCGGCAGCCCGCCAGCGCCACGCAGGTGCAGAAGGCGACCGCCAGGCCGCGGCGCATGCGCTCACGTCGACGAAGATCCATCACCGCACCAGGATCGTGTCGCGCAGCCAGCGCTCGTTGTCGCGGTGGGGGTGGTCGACGTTGTAGTGCAGGCCGCGGCTCTCCTTGCGGCGCATGGCGCAGCGGACGATCAGGTGCGCCGCCTGCACCAGGTTGCGCAGCTCGATCAGCTCCGGGGTGACGCGCGACGCCGCCCACCAGCCGCTCACCCGCTCCGTCGCCTCGCGCAGCCGCAGGTCCGCCTCCACCAGCAGCGCGTCCGAGCGCACGATCCCCACCAGGCTCCACATCAGCCCGCGGACCTCCTCGCGCGCCGCCGCCACAGCCTCGCCGTCCGGCCCAGCGGCGGCCGAGGGGACGGGGTGGCCCTCCGGCTCCAGCATCCGCATCGCCGAGAGCTGCGGGCCGATGCGCTCCGCCGCCCGGTGCGCGAAGACGATGGCCTCCAGGAGCGAGTTGCTCGCCAGGCGGTTGGCCCCGTGCACGCCGGTGCACGCCGTCTCCCCCGCCGCGTACAGCCCCGGCACCGAGCTGCGCCCATCCGTGTCCGTCAGCACCCCGCCGCAGAGGTAGTGCGCCGCCGGGACCACGGGGAGCGGCTCGCGCAGCATGTCGATCCCCCGCTCCGCCGTCTCGCGCAGGATGTTGGGGAAGCGCTCGCGCACCTCGCCGGGCGGGATCGCCGAGCAGTCGAGGAGGACGTAGGGATCGCCGCCCTTCTTCATCTCCGCGTCGATGGCGCGCGCCACCACGTCGCGCGGGGCCAGCGAGCCGAGCGGGTGGTAGGCGTCCATGAACGCCGTCCCGTCGCGCCGGCGCAGCACCGCGCCCTCGCCGCGCACCGCCTCGGAGATCAGGAAGGTGCGCTCGCGGGCCGGGAAGAGCGCCGTGGGGTGGAACTGGATGAACTCCATGTTGGCCACCGCCGCCCCGGCCCGGTACGCCATCGCCACCCCGTCGCCCGTGGCGATCGACGGGTTGGTGGTGTGCTGGTAGACCTGCCCGCAGCCGCCCGTGGCCAGCATCACCGCGCGCGCCAGGAACGGCTTCAGCTCGCCCGAGGCGTCGTCCAGCACCAGCACGCCGCAGCAGCGCTCGCCCAGCGTGCCGGGATCGGTCGCCGTGAGCAGGTCCACCGCCGCGTGGTCTTCGTGGATGGTGATGTTGGGAGAATCCGCCACCGCCTGCAGGAGCCCGCGCTCGATCTCGCGCCCGGTGAGGTCCGCCGCCCGCACGATGCGCCGCCGCGAGTGCCCGCCCTCGCGCCCCAGCGACAGGTCCCCGCCCTCGCGCGAGAATTCCACGCCCAGCCGGATCAGCTCCGAGACGCGCGACGGCCCCTCGCGCACCAGCACGTCCACCGCGTCGGGGTGGCAGAGCCCGGCGCCGGCCACCAGCGTGTCCTCCTTGTGCAGCTCCGGCGAGTCGTCGCTCCCGAACGCCGCCGCGATCCCCCCCTGCGCCCAGTTGGTGGACGATTCCGGCCGGCTCTTCTTGGTGATGAGCGCCACCGAGCCGTAGCGCGACACCTTGAGCGCGAAGAAGAGCCCGGCGATCCCGCTCCCCACCACCACCACGTCGGCCCGGATCATCCACGCCCCTCCAGCGCCCGCCGGAGCACCGCGTCGAGCTCCGCGAGCCCGGAGTCGAACCCCACGGCCTGCTCCAGCACCAGCGCGTCGGCCGAGGGCGGGAGGAGAGAGCGCAGCTTCACCGCGTCCTTGTGCGTCATCAGGATGGTCCGCCCCGCCGCGCGCGCCTGGATCTCCCGCGCCTCGCCGGCGGAAAAGTGATGGTGGTCGGGATAGGCCGCGCCCTCCACCTCGGCCCCGCACGCCCGCAGGTTGTCGAAGAAGAGCCCCGGCGCGGCCAGCGCTGCCACCGCGAGCACCCGCGCCCCCGCGAGCGCTTCCACCGGCCGCGCCCCGCCCCCGTGCAGCGCCGCCAGCAACCCCGGCGCCAGCCGGCAGACGGCGACCGGCTTCCCCGGCACCCGCCGCGCCACCTCCGCCGCGACTTGGCGCGCGCGCTCGGCGCCCGCCGTCTTGCGCGTCAGCACGACGGCGTCCGCGCGCGCGAGCGCCCCCGGCCCCTCGCGCCAGGGCCCGCGCGGCAGCAGGCGCGGCGAGCGCTCCCACGCCTCGACGGAGAGGAGCACGAGGTCCGCGTCGCGCGCGAGCCGCCGGTGCTGGAAGGCATCGTCGAGCACCACCGCGTCGCACCCCGCGCGCACCGCCTGTCTCGCCGCCTCCACCCGCCGCGCCGCCGCGAACACCGGCACCTCCGGGTTCAGCTCGCGGTGCAGCATCACCTCGTCCTGGCCGTAGCCGCGCAGCGCGATGGCGGGCCTGCGCCCCCACTCCCGCAGCCTCGCCGCCAGCCACGCCGCGAACGGCGTCTTCCCCGCCCCGCCCACGCCCACGTTGCCGACGCTCAGCACCGGCACGTCCACCCGCGCGGCGCGGACGAGCCCCGCGTCGAACGCGCGGTTGCGCAGCGCCACCCCGCCGCGGAACGCCCACTCCGCCGGGAGCAGCAGCGCGTCGAGCGCCCTCCCCGCCGCGCCCGCCTCCCCCGCCCACCAGCGGGTGACGAAGGAGCGCAGGCTCACGGGCGACCCCCGTGGCCCTCACCCGGCGGCCTTAGAGCCGCCACCCTCTCCCAACTTCGGGAGAGGGTACTCGGCGGGCGTCCGGCGGTCGGGGCGCGCGGCATCGCCTGGCTCACTCCCACGGCGTGTCCACCCGCGCCTTGAGCTCGCCCAGGCGCCGCTCCACGTCGTCCGAGATGGCCTGGATCTCGGCCTCGTCCGCCCGGCGCGGCACCCAGACGGGCTCGCCGTACGCGATCTGCAGCCTGGCGAAGGGCCTGGGGATCAGGAAGCGGTCCCACTTGCCGAAGTACCAGGCCCGGCTCGCCCCGGCGACGACAGGGATGATCGGCGCTCCGCCGCGCTGCGCCATCAGGACGGGGCCGGGCTTCATCTTCTCGAACGGCCCCTTCGGCCCATCGGGGGTGATGGCCAGCGAGCGCCCCTGCTTGAGGAGCTGGATCAGCTCGCGCAGCGCCTCCAGCCCCCCGCGCGTGCTGGAGCCGCGCACCACGGTGTACCCCCAGCGGCGCACCGTGCGGGTGATGTACTCCCCGTCGCGGTGCTGGCTGACTAAGGTGACGATCCCCTGGTGGCGGTGGAAATGAGTACAGGGCAGCAGCCGCCCGTGCCAGAGGGTGAACACCACGGGCTTCCCCGCGCGCCAGAACTGGTCGTAGTTCTCGACGCCCTCGCGCCGGTAGCTGCACGTGCCCATGAGCGCGTCCAGCGCCGCCCCCCCGAGCGAAGCCGCCGCCCGCTCGTGCGCCCTGAGCTGCGTCGTCTGCTCCGACGGCCGCACGCGGCGATCAACCTTCATGGGTGGTTCTCCGGAATCGAACGCCACGCTCAGAGCAGAGTCATGCGTTGTTCAATTTTTTCGTCCATCGCGGCATAAAATCGTTCAGCAACAGCTTTGTCTTCCTGGTTCTTGTTGTAAAACACCACTTGTCGGAAAAACCCAAACTTCAATTCCGGACGGGCTCCACTAAGATCCCAAACCGCGTCCGTGCCGAACGTAAATCGTCCAAGCGCTCGCGGGTCCGATGCAAATCTGGCATCTATCGCTGCAAGCGCGTTCAACCGCGCACTGAAACGCTTTCCGAGTTCCTCGGCCGTCCCATCCAGTCCAATATCTCGAATCAAAACGTCTGCGTTCACCGCAACAAAGCCGTTCAACCCGCTACGATCAAGTTGCTCGATTCCTTTCTTGAAACGCCTCGGTAATTGTGACAGGCTTTTCACTCGTTTCACAGCAAGCCCCACCTCTCTTTGATTGTACAAGAAAACCAGATCAGGAGGCTCCTGATATCGCACGGGCACATCACCCATTGTGAGGAAAGCGGCAGCAAATAGCTCGAACTGAGTGTCCCTTGGCAAAGAATTCGTATCATCATCAGCTAAATCGGAGCCAGATAAGCTTTGTTGTATCAACCGTACCTGCTGGGCATCTAACGGCCTCGAGGCGAGGGCCCGAGCGATTAGATGATGCTCGAAACACGTATGAGTAGAGTCGACGATACGCCGAAGAAATCGTTCGCTGGGCGATGCAGGCAACTCGCCTGGTGCGTTCACCTCCTCTAAGAAATCACGGGCTCTCTGGAGCCGATTCCCCGGCGGCAACTTCACGCCCAATTGCGCATAGCGGTCCAAAGCCCATGTCGCTCCGCGGATTGCGGCAGATGGGTTTACGGGAACGGTAGCACCGCTTGTCCAACCTGCAGGTGAACCCAAATCCATCTTCGATTATTTGCCTCTCTCCAGTAGCTCCCCCGCGATCTCCGCCACCTTCCGCGACGCCCCCGCCCCGCCCAGCTTCCCGCGGATCTCCGCCAGCCCCTCCACCATCGCCCCGCGCTCCGGCGAGTCCGGATCGACCAGCGGCAGCAGCGCCGCGGCCAGCGACTCCGGCGTGGCCGCGTCCTGCACGAACTCCGGCGCCACCCGCCGTCCCGCGATCAGGTTCGCCAGCGCGATGTGCGGCACCTTCACCACCCGCCTGGCCAGGGCGTAGCTCGCCGGGGCCATGCGGTAGACCACCACCATCGGCGTCCCCGCGATCCCCGCCTCCAGCGTGGTGGTGCCGCTCTTCACCAGCGCGGCGGTCGCGTACTCCAGCAGCCCGCCCGCGCTCTCCACCAGCGGCCACGCCGCGCCCGCGTACACCGCGCGGTCGATCCCCCCCGGCGTCCCCACCACCGGCTGCACCTCCGGCCGCCGGGCGACCACGAGCCGCGCCGCCTCGGAGAAGAGCTCGAGATGCCGCCGCACCTCCTGCGCCCGCGAGCCGGGGAAAAGCCCCAGCACCGGGAGAGCGGGGTCGAGCCCCTTCGCCCGCGCCCACTCCTCGCGCGAGAGCTCCGGCGGCGCCCGGTCCAGCAGCGGGTGGCCGACGAAGCGCGCGTTCACGCCGGCCGAGCGCAGGAACTCCTCCTCGAACGGGAGCACCACGGCCACCACGTCCGCGTCGCGGGCCAGGTCGCGCACCCGGCTTTTGTGCCAGGCCCACACCTGCGGGGCGATGTAGTAGAGGACGGGCAGCCCCCGACCCCGCGCGTGCCTGGCGAGCCGCAGGTTGAAGCCCGGGTAGTCGATGGGGATCACGAGGTCCACCCGCTCGCGCTCGAGCGCCGCGAACACCCGCTTCTTGAGATCGAGGAAGAACGGGAGGTGGCGGATGACCTCCACGAAGCCCATCACCGCCAGGTCCTTGAGGTCGGCCAGCAGCTCCACCCCCGCCGCGCGCATCCGCCCCCCGCCGAGCCCGATCAGCCGCGCGCCGGGAAAGCGCTCCAGCAGCGCCCGCGCCAGCGCCGCCCCGTGCAGGTCGCCCGACTCCTCCCCCGCCGAAATGAAGACGACCGGCCCCTCCCCGCTCACCGCCCCCTCCGGGACGACGGGAAAAGCACCGGTCGATCGGTGTCTGGTGCGCACGCCGGCCCACGCGGGCCCTCTCCCTGGCGCTGCGCGCCTGTCCCTCCCCCAAAACCCCCTGGGGGAGGGACCTCCTCGCTTCGCTCGTGACGCGCCGACACGGGATCGAGTCGTCGGGGCGACCCAGGGAGACCTGTCCGCGCGCGCCGGACCCGCGGCAGGCACCGAAGGAGCCCGCGCAGGCGGGCTTTGCGCAGTGGTTGCCGCGACTTCAGTCGCCCCTGCCCACCCGGCCCGCCCGGTCTCACTGCCCCGCCGCCGACGTGCGCAGGAGCCAGTAGATGGCCGCCACGATCGCGATCAGGAAGAGCACCAGGCGCCACACCGAGGGCGGCTTCGGCACCCCCCGCCCGTACGGCGAGCCCCTACGCCGTTCCGGCCAGGGCGACAGCATGGTCGTCGATCTTCTCCATGATGCGCAGCGCCACCGCCAGCGCGTCGCGCCCGTCGCGCCCGCTGACCACCAGCGGCCCCTCGCCGCGCAGCGCCGCCACCCACGCCTCCAGCTCGGCCCTGAGCGGCTCCGTCCCGTCGCCCTTCAGCTCGACGCGCTCCACCACGTTCATCAGCGACAGCAGGCTGAAGTCGCCCTCGGGGAGCGTGGCGCCCTTCTTCAGCCGCAGGAACTCGCCCCGCCCCTGCGCCAGGTCGAGCGAGACGTACCCCGAGCGCTGGAAGAAGCGGATCTTCCGCATCCGCTCCATCGACACCCGGCTGGCGGTGATGTTGGCCACCGCCCCGCCCTCGAACACCAGCCGCGCGTTGGCGATGTCCACGTTCGGCGTGAGCACGCCGATCCCCACCGCGTCCAGCCGCTCCACGTGCCGGCCGACCAGCCCCAGCACCAGGTCGATGTCGTGGATCATCAGGTCCAGCACCACCGCCACGTCCGTCCCCCGCGGTCCGAACGGCGCCAGGCGGTGCGATTCGACGAAGCGCGGCTCCTCCAGGTACTGCTCGCACGCCCGCAGCGCCCCGTTGAAGCGCTCCACGTGCCCCGTCGCCACCAGCAGCCCCCGCTCCTCGGCGCGGGCCACGACCCTGTCCGCCTCCTCCAGCGACGGCGCGATCGGCTTCTCGACCAGCAGGTGCACCCCGGCGTCCAGCGACGCCAGCGCCACTTCCGCGTGCGCCGTCGTCGGCACCGCCACGACGGCCGCGTCCACCGCCGCCAGGAGCTCCTCGCGCGAGCCGAAGCCCGTGACGCCCAGCTCCGACGCGACGGCCGCCGTGCGCTGCGGGTCCACGTCGAACACCCCCGCCACCTCGGCCCCGGCCACCTCGCGCAGGATCCTCGCGTGGTGGAATCCCAGGCTGCCGACGCCGATCACGCCGACGCGCACCGGGGCGCTCATGCCCGCCCCCGGCGAGCGGTCGCCGCGGCTGTCGTCCCGAGGCCCGGCCACACGGAACCGGCCCTCGCCAGGACGACGGCGGGACCGAAGGATCTACTCCCCTCGCCACGTGGGTCGGGCGCGGCAGCGGCACGGAAGCCCGCTCGCTTCACCGCCGGACGCTCGAGCGGCGTCCGCCTCACTCCCCCACCCCGCGCGCCGACGTCTCGAAGAAGGCGATGAAGGCCTCCACCTCGGGGAGCGCGCGCAGCTCCTCGCGCGCGCGCGCCAGCGCCTGCGTGGTGTTGTTCCCCGAGGCGAAGAAGAGGCGGTAGGCGCGCTTGAGCTCGCGCCGCACCTCCTCGCTGAAGCCGCGCCGCTGCAGGCCCACGGAGTTGAGCCCGTAGAGCTGCAGCGGGATCCCCGCCGCCTTCACGTACGGCGGGATGTCCTTGGAGATGCGCGACTGCCCGCCCACGAAGGCGTGCGCGCCGATGCGCACGAACTGGTGGATCGGCGTCATCCCGCCCACGATCGCCCAGTCGCCGATGGTCACGTGGCCGGCCATGTTCACCGCGTTCGACAGGATCACGTGGTTGCCGATCTCGCAGTCGTGCGCCACGTGCGTGTACGCCATCAGCATGCAGTCGCTCCCCACGCTGGTGAGCCCGCGCGCCGCC is a window encoding:
- a CDS encoding alpha/beta hydrolase, coding for MRRGLAVAFCTCVALAGCRGSAPAPGMRAQATPAEGYLAGAAGGRIFYRVAGRGGDTVVVVHGGPGAGMGAVAPDLEPLERRHTLVYYDQRGGGRSELPQDTALLGPEHHLEDLDAVRRYFGLERMTLLAHSFGAVIAARYAMAHPGRVERMVFTGAVEPRRTDAAATAMAAFAHVDTARLHRLFTLMGRIAGGEGGDAAEACREYEAIAREGAAARGEPARWRGTACEMPPEALRYYMRYTARIGPNLFGQWDFTGQLGHVRAPLLVVYGGRDTAAVRAQRGWAAAVPDGRLLVVPGAGKGAHADRPEVFFPAVEEFLRGRWPAGAEPPH
- a CDS encoding aminotransferase class I/II-fold pyridoxal phosphate-dependent enzyme, whose product is MPDPRVSAMADGLVGSEILRIAADVRAMLAQGAAVCNLTVGDFAPAEFPAPRALVDGIVDALRAGETNYPPSDGMPQLRQAVSAFYRQWLGLEYGVESILVTGGSRPGLYATYRALVDPGEAVVYPVPSWNNNHYVHLSGARGVPIFCRAEDAFLPTRAALEDAVREARLLVLNSPLNPSGTAFTADQLAEICDLVLEENARRGPGARPLFLLYDQVYWMLTFGSTTHVNPVSLRPAMRDYTVFVDGISKSFAATGVRVGWIVAPADLTRKMAALLGHVGAWAPRAEQLATARLLADAPAIEAYHDGMRYEVYARLEALYDGLLKLRGRGLPVEAVMPMGAIYLSARFELHGAATPSGAVLRTNDDIRHYLLEAAGAAVVPFQAFGLNEETGWFRLSVGAVSHAEIPPMLERLEGALAALSYPASTAAAA
- a CDS encoding FRG domain-containing protein, with product MEFPESGIAVETFSSAEELMTALARRNERWGAMPREWIFRGQADSKWSLLPSAFRPIQFRYGSRSEFKPAKTHSAQIREEAMLIHRFLEALDRQGLALPGEGAVRWMSFDALLSDLTNPGVRAEWPPRELAPLFALAQHHGIPTRLLDWTERPLVAAYFAAIGGAERLVSGATPDTTFAIWGLEYARAKLVLWKNLDLRAKPELNLVRAPRFSNQNLRAQEGVFTVLVDSSRKNNDPASFPPLDELIALRFSERLSAGGQLVPPVLRKFEVPLAEAGKLLRLLADEGVSGTYLYPGIDGVVRGLKEHALWDTEVVKKSG
- a CDS encoding lysophospholipid acyltransferase family protein, with protein sequence MKVDRRVRPSEQTTQLRAHERAAASLGGAALDALMGTCSYRREGVENYDQFWRAGKPVVFTLWHGRLLPCTHFHRHQGIVTLVSQHRDGEYITRTVRRWGYTVVRGSSTRGGLEALRELIQLLKQGRSLAITPDGPKGPFEKMKPGPVLMAQRGGAPIIPVVAGASRAWYFGKWDRFLIPRPFARLQIAYGEPVWVPRRADEAEIQAISDDVERRLGELKARVDTPWE
- a CDS encoding DUF433 domain-containing protein, coding for MMGSTSVIHSDPEILGGTPVLIGTRVPLKNLIDYLEGGHPLDDFLDDFPSVTREQTVAALEEARAQRRKS
- a CDS encoding 23S rRNA (pseudouridine(1915)-N(3))-methyltransferase RlmH, translated to MKLALLAVGRPRGPAAELIAEYEARVKRYFTFEAAEVKEEAFRRAGDAARVRDEEGKRLLARVPSGAEIVALHETGKQWTSQQLADWLADLALRGSPGAAFVIGGAYGLSDEVLARARQQLSLSAFTLPHELARLVLAEQLYRAGTIARGEPYHKGRD
- the lpxK gene encoding tetraacyldisaccharide 4'-kinase, which encodes MSLRSFVTRWWAGEAGAAGRALDALLLPAEWAFRGGVALRNRAFDAGLVRAARVDVPVLSVGNVGVGGAGKTPFAAWLAARLREWGRRPAIALRGYGQDEVMLHRELNPEVPVFAAARRVEAARQAVRAGCDAVVLDDAFQHRRLARDADLVLLSVEAWERSPRLLPRGPWREGPGALARADAVVLTRKTAGAERARQVAAEVARRVPGKPVAVCRLAPGLLAALHGGGARPVEALAGARVLAVAALAAPGLFFDNLRACGAEVEGAAYPDHHHFSAGEAREIQARAAGRTILMTHKDAVKLRSLLPPSADALVLEQAVGFDSGLAELDAVLRRALEGRG
- the lpxB gene encoding lipid-A-disaccharide synthase, yielding MSGEGPVVFISAGEESGDLHGAALARALLERFPGARLIGLGGGRMRAAGVELLADLKDLAVMGFVEVIRHLPFFLDLKKRVFAALERERVDLVIPIDYPGFNLRLARHARGRGLPVLYYIAPQVWAWHKSRVRDLARDADVVAVVLPFEEEFLRSAGVNARFVGHPLLDRAPPELSREEWARAKGLDPALPVLGLFPGSRAQEVRRHLELFSEAARLVVARRPEVQPVVGTPGGIDRAVYAGAAWPLVESAGGLLEYATAALVKSGTTTLEAGIAGTPMVVVYRMAPASYALARRVVKVPHIALANLIAGRRVAPEFVQDAATPESLAAALLPLVDPDSPERGAMVEGLAEIRGKLGGAGASRKVAEIAGELLERGK
- the nadB gene encoding L-aspartate oxidase is translated as MIRADVVVVGSGIAGLFFALKVSRYGSVALITKKSRPESSTNWAQGGIAAAFGSDDSPELHKEDTLVAGAGLCHPDAVDVLVREGPSRVSELIRLGVEFSREGGDLSLGREGGHSRRRIVRAADLTGREIERGLLQAVADSPNITIHEDHAAVDLLTATDPGTLGERCCGVLVLDDASGELKPFLARAVMLATGGCGQVYQHTTNPSIATGDGVAMAYRAGAAVANMEFIQFHPTALFPARERTFLISEAVRGEGAVLRRRDGTAFMDAYHPLGSLAPRDVVARAIDAEMKKGGDPYVLLDCSAIPPGEVRERFPNILRETAERGIDMLREPLPVVPAAHYLCGGVLTDTDGRSSVPGLYAAGETACTGVHGANRLASNSLLEAIVFAHRAAERIGPQLSAMRMLEPEGHPVPSAAAGPDGEAVAAAREEVRGLMWSLVGIVRSDALLVEADLRLREATERVSGWWAASRVTPELIELRNLVQAAHLIVRCAMRRKESRGLHYNVDHPHRDNERWLRDTILVR